The window CTCAATAATATCACCAGGTTCTTCAAAGCGAGGATTATCAGAAGTTAAAATAACCTTTTGGCTAAGTCGAACAGCTTCTCTTGCCATAATTGAACGCTTACCCTTATCTCTATTACCGCCACAACCAATCACTGTTATTATTTTTCCTTTTCTAGCCAAAATTTCATTGATAGTATTCAAAACATTAATTAAAGCGTCTGGCGTGTGTGCATAATCTACAATAACAGTAAAACCCCTCGAAGCATTTAAAGTCTCAAATCTACCAATAACAGGACGAAGTACGCTTAATAAAACCAATATTTCATCCGAATTTTGTCCTAACAAAATAGCTGTTCCATAAATTGCCAAAAGATTATAAGCATTGAATTTACCTACCAATAAGGTAGAAAGCTCTTTATCATTAATAGTCATTAATGTCCCATTAAAATGCGACTCCAAAATCCTGCTTTTAAAATCAGCCAATGATTGAAGAGAATAAAATTTTTTATGTGCTTTTGTATTTTGTAACATAAATGCTCCATTCTTATCATCTTTATTGGCCAAAGCAAAAGCACCCGTAGGAAGCAAATCAAAGAAAGTTTTCTTTACATCCCGATAAATATCAAATGTCTTATGATAATCTAAATGATCCCTGGTAAGATTAGTAAAAATACCCCCTTTAAATTGCAAACCAGCAATTCTTTTTTGATCTATAGCATGCGAACTTACCTCCATAAAAACATAATCACAACCTTCGGAAACCATTTGAACTAACAAAGTATTTAATTCTATTACATCTGGAGTAGTATGAGTAGTTGGAACGATTCGGTCATTAATACAATTGCAAATAGTAGAAATCAATCCTACTTTGTAACCCAATTTTCTAAAAACTCTATACAATAGAGTAGTGACTGTCGTTTTTCCATTAGTTCCAGTAACTCCAATTAATCGCAATTTTTTTGAAGGTTCTCCATTCCACAAAGAAACTATTTGTCCTAAAGCTTTAGCACTATCCTTTACACAAATATAAGTTACATCTGGTCGAAGAGTTACAGGTAAAGTTTGACAAATAATTGTTTTGGCTCCATTTTTAATAGATTTTTCTATACAACTATGTCCATCCATTTGAGTCCCTACAATAGCAACAAACAAATATCCAGCCTTAATTTTACGAGAATCCGAATGAACTCCAGACAAACTCAGTTCTTTGCCTTCAAATACTAATCTCATAACATTACTCTAATTGTAGTGCAACAACTTGTCCTTTTATAATGCATGTCCCTGCCGGGACAGATTGTTTAATAACTGTTCCTCTTCCAAAAATATTTACTTTCAAACCAATACTTTCTAAAGTAAAAACTGCATTTTTAGCTCCCATCCCTCTTACATCAGGGACTAGCATAGAAGTCGCTTTTTTGTCTAAAAGTATCATTCGATTATTTTTCTCGATACAATAAACAATCTCTTGTTGCCCTTCACTTCTATCTTCATAAGGGATTTTTAATTCTTCCAATATTTTTATAGAACTTTTTTTGTTGCCATTCTTCAAAATAGGTATTAATGAATGAAGTGTATCTATCGGAAATAATCCTATATTAGAAATAATATTCCTTGCATATATTTCTTCTGCAATATTTTTGAAAACCGAACCGCACATAATCCCCCCCGAAGATATTCCCTTATGAGGCTTTCGCATAACAACGATACAAGAATATTGTGGATTCTCTGCTGGAAAATATCCACAAAATGACACTTGATAAAATAATCCTGCTGATTTATATCCCGCAGTCCCCTGCGAAATTTGTGCCGTCCCAGTCTTACCGACAATGCGTACCTTGTCAGAATGAGCTGGCTTTCCTGTTCCGTCAGGCATATTTACTACATCATCCAACATCTGACGAACAGCAGTCAATGTAGAAAAAGAGCAAATTTGATCATTAATCACTTGTGTGTGTTTTTTCTCTACAATTTTGTCTCCTTCTCTAATTTCCCGAACAAATATAGGTTTGAGTAATTTTCCATTGTTAGCAATAGCATTGAAAAATGCCAATATATAAATAGGAGGAATTTGTATTTCATAACCAAAAGACATCCATGGCAATGTAGTACGTGACCAAAGTCTACTCCTATCTTGAGGATGGCGAATCTGCGGAATTCCATAGCCAGGTATCTCCAAATCCATATTTCTATGAAACCCTATCTTATAAATACCATCTATATATTTTTCAGGCTTATCACCATAAGCCTTTTCAATCAAACGAGCTACACCGATATTAGATGAATAACGAATACTTTGAGATGCAGTAATCTTCCCATATCCACCACGCTCAGCATTGTGATCTTTCAAAAGTCGTCCTCCAATCATCACCATCCCATTCTCTGTATCTACTGAATCTCCTGGACTAATCAACCCATCTTCTATTGCCACCATCATAGAAACTACTTTGAAAGTTGAACCAGGTTCAACTAAGTCGGAAACTGCATAATTTTGGGCTTCCCTCCAAATACCTTCTCTCACATGCCTCATATTGGTAATAGCTTTAACTTCCCCTGTAGCAACCTCCATTACTACAACTGTACCCGATTCGGCATCAAATTCTTCTAATTTATTCAATAATGCTTTTTCCGCAATATCTTGTATTGTGATATCAATAGTCGTTACAATGTCTTGACCTACAACAGGCTTTACATCAACAACATTAATATATCGCCCATACACTTTTCGCCGCGTTCCTATACCACTTCTTCCACTCAAACAATCATTGTAATATTTTTCAAGCCCATTCTTGCCCCCTTTCCCTAATTCTCCATAAACATCTCCAATAGTTCGTGAAGCTAACGTTCTATACGGTTTTATTCTCCTTACCAATTCTTTATAATATAAACCAGACTTGTTACGTCCCTGATTAAAATAAGGCATTTGACATATTTCTTTCCACTGAATATAATTCACATCTTGATCTAACAAACGATACTCTCTATTATTTTTGGAACGAGTTTCCCATCCTTTCATAATATGAATTTCATATTGCTTTGCCGACTTTTGAGGAAACATCTTGTGTAATTCCACAGCAAGATCCTTCACATGCTTTTTCAAAGTATTTTCCTTAATAGCTTCTGCACAAAAATCAACAAATAAACGATATCGGGACTCAGAAGTAGCCATCAACTCATAATTAGCAGAATAGATATTCCCACGCATAGCTGGTATTTGTATATTAGGATGAATTTGTTTAAGACCAATCTTTCTCCAAGTTTTTCCATAAACAAACGAGGTAATACATGCTTTCACAAAAATAGAAGCAGCAAATACCAAAATAGCAATTGCTATTAAAGCATAATACATTATCGCTTGTTTATCTATAAATTGCTTTTCAGACATGTCCAAACTTTACTTCGTTGACATTGAAAAAATTCTCATCAATAATCAATAATCTCCTACTCCTTTTTAGATACTAATGCATTAAAATTTTTCAACTTCATCAAATTCAAACACCCCACTTCCAAAGTGTATTCAAAATTGTCCTAATTACTCTCTATAATTTTGGTTAATTATTTGAATAACAGATATTCGCTTCAATTTTACCAATTCTTCTTTGCCATTAGATTAGACCAATCTAACTCCCCTTTTCTCAAAAAGAATACCAATCGTTTTTTATTTAAATTTTAAGATTTTAGCGTGTTTCTAGTTGCTGTACCCTATATCTTCTTTCTCTCCAACTTTATTCATAAACCAAAACATCTTATTTGCTGAATGTTTCTCACTATTTATTCCATTTTTCTCTCAATTTCTATGATTTATTACAACTTCATACTTTTTCTTCTCTAATCGCTTATTTTTTATGTAATTCAAATGCAGGCGTTTCAGAAATGGACAATTCTATCTCTCTTGATTTCAGCAATTTCTCAACCTGTGATAAACGACTACGAAAAGCTAATTCCGCCGAAATAGACAAATTTTCATACTTTATATCTTTTAATTGTTCTCTTAAAGTTTCTACCTCTACTAATTTTTTCATACAAGAATATTTATTACTAATGAAAAATACTATCAATACCAATATCAATATAAGCAGCTTAGATTGCTCAAAAATAAAATTTTCTGCTAAAATATCACCTCCGATAATATATCGAAAGTTTTTCTTTTTTCGTTTTACTACACTATTATCCTCATTATTCATATTTTTTCAGCAATCCTTAATTTAGCACTTCTCGAACGAGGATTTCGCTTTACTTCCTCATCACTTGCGACAATTACCCTATGATTAATGATTTTAAAAGGAGATAAAAAATTACCATAGAAATCTCTCTCAATTTTCTCATAAAAACTACCCGTCTTAAAAAAAAATTTAACCAAACGATCTTCTAGAGAATGATAAGTTATTATTGCTATTCTTCCACCTGACCTTAACAACTGTTTCGCTTGAATAAGCATTTCCTTCAAAGCATCCAGCTCTTTATTTACTTCAATCCGCAAGGCTTGAAAAATTTGAGCCAATTGTTTTTCTACTTTCCCTTTTCTTACAAAAGGTTTGAGAATATCCAAAAAATCTTGTACAGTCTGTATCTCCCTTTGCATCCTCGCTTGAACAATTGCATGTGCAATACTCGCCGAATTTTTCAACTCACCATATAAATCAAACATATCAATCAATTTATTTTCCGAATAAGTATTTAAGATATCCGCAGCAGTCTCTCCTTTTCTCTGGTTCATACGCATATCTAAATTGCCGATAAAACGAAATGAAAATCCTCTATTACAATCGTCAAAATGAATTGAAGAGACTCCCAAATCCGCCAGTAATCCATCTATTTCTTTCACATTATGCCAATCCATAAAATGAGCGAGATAACGAAAATTACTTCTCACAAAAGTAAACCTAATATCAGAAAAGATATTTTTTTCACTATCTTCGTCCTGGTCAAATCCATACAAATGACCTGTATTCCCCAAGCGAACTAGTATTTCTTTAGAATGCCCCCCTCCACCGAAAGTTACATCTACATAAATACCCCCACTACAAACATTCAATCCGTCCACACTTTCCTTTAAAAGGACCGGTATATGGTGATAAACAGACGTTTTGTCCATAAACTGATCTTGAATTTCAAATTCAATTAAATTGTTTAGGTACAAAAATATAACTATTTCCTACAATCTTTCATAATAATTTATTTTTACCTTTAGCATTACGTATGTAAGCTCAATAGATATTCAAAAATTGTACAAAACATCGAAAATAAAAAATACTAAATGTTATGAAAGTATTAATTCTTACAGAAAAACCATTTGCAACAAAAGCAATAGACAGTATCAAACAAATTATTAGCAATGCTTCAATGGAAGCAGTTATTTTGGAAAAATATACTGATAAATATCAGGTACTAAATGCCGTAGAAGATGTGGATGCTATTATTATTCGCAGTGATTTGATGACAAATGAAATTTTAGATGCTGCAAAAAAATTAAAAATTGTAGTACGAGCTGGTTCAGGTGTAGATAATGTAGATTTAGTAGCTGCTTCAGTTCGTAACATAGTTGTAATGAATACTCCAGGACAAAATGCTAATGCAGTAGCTGAATTAGCTATAGGAATGATGATTTATGCCTCACGAAATTTTTATGATGGAAGCAATGGAACAGAACTCAAAGGTAAAAAATTGGGTATTCACGCATATGGTAATGTTGGTCGGAATGTAGCAAAAATTGCTAAAGGTTTTGAAATGGATATTTATGCATATGATTCTTTCTGCCCTGCTGAAATTATTGAAAAAGACGGAATAAAAGCATTTACTTCAGTAGAAGAATTGTATAGAACTTGCCAATATATATCTTTACATATTCCATGCACACCAGAAACCGAATATTCTATCAATCACAATTTTTTTACAAAAATGCTTCCAAGAGCCATTTTAATAAATACAGCCCGCAAAGAAGTCATTAATGAAGAGGATTTGATAAATTGGATGGAAAACTCTCCAGAGGTCAGATATATAACAGATATAATGCCCAACAACGATAAAAAACTGAGAGAGAAATTTTCTAAACGTTACTTTTCTACTCCAAAGAAAATGGGAGCTCAAACAACAGAAGCCAATAACAATGCAGGAATTGCTGCTGCCAACCAAATTATAAATTTTCTTTTAAATGGGAATACTCAATTTCAAGTAAATTAAAAAACAAATAGTTTTATAATTCTACACATTTATAATTCTACACATCAGATCTATCTTATTTATTATTACACGATTCGTGCTATATCCTCGTTGTTGTTGTCAACGACTCACCTATCTCCTTAATAGGAGGGAAGAGGTTGCTACCAATATCTTCAAAGTCAAAGTCAAAGTCAAAGTCAAAACTTGCACGACATAGATGACTATCTCGTAACCAAAGTTGCTCTATAAATTATTCGCTCTCCTCCAGTTGTCAATATTAGAGAATATGGAACGTATCACTGCTAGAATGAATAATAAAAAACACGATAAACGATGATAACCATATTATCTATCGCTTCAACATAAGTGCCCAGATTTGAAAGATAGAAAAACTACTCACAAGGTACAAAACATAGGACATGTATATGTAAAAAATACATACCCAAAAAACATAAAAAGCAATTTTAAGATCTCTCCTATATTACAAAATAATATAGCATGAATATACCCACACACACCGTGACAGAACATAATACATTAATTACTTATTAAAAGTACTACTACAAATAAGTAGTAAATAGTAAATCTTTTTCAGATTTTTCTAAATATCTATGATCAAAAAGATTTACGGAAATCGTAATATAATTTTTTAGCTAATTTACATGCAAAATTTGTTAATAAAATCCCTTCACAAAATTTGAGACCTACAAGTAGGCCGATAATGAACAACGAACAACCAATTTCCAAAGTAATCCCAAAACTCATCAAAGTAACTTACCATAGGGCAATTATAGACATTTGACAAATAATCAAATTTATTTTTGACTGATTCAAATAAAATTTTGAATTTGTTATTCTTATACATTTTCTTAAAGCTCTTTCAAAAATTTATATTCAACTTTTGAAAAATAAACTGTTTGGTAAATCTTTTCGCAATTTTAATTACCTATACAGACTTATCAATTCCCAACTCAATTACGATGATCGAGCCGCTTGAACAACAATAAGTGTCGTGACAAAAAATCGGAAAAACAATCAAAAATCAATCCACTTCCCTCCTCTATTTGAGAACAATTCAATAATAAATTTCAATAAATCTATTTTTCGTGTTAGATATTGCCGATATCTAAACTTCCAAATATTCTGAATTTTCATTCCCGTTTTTCATCCAAAAAGATTTCCTCTGCAGAGGGAATCTGCTCAGTCCAACCAAATTCAATCAATTCTGTTTATCATATGCTTTCAAAATAGCTAAATTGGTCTGCTAATGATCCATTTTTGGGAAACTTCATTTCTTTTCATTCTTTCTTACTTATTCCAGTTAGTAGTTTTCTCCAAACTCATACAAATGAATTGTTATATATCTCCTCCTGTTTTTAATATGTTTTTTGAAAAACAATCTGTTCTAATGAGGATGCCAGAAATAGAACATTAGGATTGCATTTATTGCGAATAATATCGTTTTCGAACACATATTGCATCCAAAAATCATCGTCCACTACGATGATTGATTGAATCAATGGCAAATCTTATAATCAATATGAAAATAAATTGACATTTATTCCGATAAAAGTTCTCGCAAAAAAAATTAATCTTTCCCGCAAAAATTTCGAAAAACTCGTACTAACAAGTGTATCGTCACTACTATGGCCATTGTCCAACTTTACTTTTGATAATTATATTTGCCCAGTTTTTTCCCAATTTTTGAAATGTGCATCTATCGCAACGGAGAGGTTCCCCATAATGAAAAAGATTATCGGAATGGGCAAGTTTGTTTTTTACTCCTTTCTTTCCGAGAATAACTTTTAGCTTATCACTTGTGCTTCCCACAAAATATCTTTCCCGTATTTTTTGTTGCAATAGGTGAATTGCATATTCACTATAATTGATGCAAGGGATTTGTACAAAACAACATGCTCATAATTATTTTCTTTTTTGTATCGGCTAATAATACACTTGTACATTTTATTATTCCAGCTGATGCATAACAAACTCCATCAAGTAAAACGAACGATACAAAATCTAAGCCTTTTTTGTTGTACTTGTAATTTAGGTATTCACGTTCACGGGAGAAGTCATCATTTCAGTGTCACTGGCAACCAAATGTAGAGCATTACCTATTTATTTCAAAAATACGTCTAACAACAAAATTTAGCACCAAGATCTTTTTTCAGAGACAACAACTGAAAAGAAGACCCATTTGGCAATTTATCTCTTTCAGTTCGATTTGGAATGCTTGTGCATTTCTTCGAATCCAATTTCGTAAAGACGAAAAGAAGACGATTAACTGTTTTTGGATCAAGTATTCTATACTCAATTGTGTTTAGTGATTCACAAGTTTAATAACTTTTATTTTCCATTTTCAAACCTTCCTCTACGTTAATCAGCGTATTCCGCTGTCATAAATTCAATATCAGAATAAAACTCATTATCTTTCCATCAAATACATGTGGAGTTATCTACATGTATATCAATTACTTCTGCTTTAACACCTTACGTCTCTGCTAAAACATGACCTCCCGTGCCAACAAGAATTTCCACTATTTTCAAAATCAAATCTACTAAATGAGTGCATGAGTTATATCTTTGTGAAGATTCAACACGCAAAATGCAGAATATAGAACAAATATCCTTTCAAGCAAAACACCGAATGCATCCACGAGATTTATTTTAACCGTTTCAAATCAGTCTTCGGGCTGAAGACTGAAGTCCCACCTCAATCTTATCAATCCTATCCTATAAAATAAAAAGCCAAACTCACTACATTTCACAAAATGCAATACAAAACATACAAAGACAGCATACAAGGACGCGTACCAACCACATTCCCACAGGACTCCCCTCCCTTTCAAATGGAATTCTGATACTAGTGGAGAATAAGGGACTCGAACCCTTGACATTCTGCGTGCAAAGCAGACGCTCTAGCCAACTGAGCTAATTCCCCTTTTTGACAGTAGTCCCAGACAAAGTTGAACTGCCGACCCCTTCCTTATCAGAGAAGTGCTCTAACCGACTGAGCTATAGGACTATTTTTGGGTTTTGTAGTTTTGCTTCACTGGTTTTTTTTAAGATACTTGTTTTCAATTGCTATAGAAAGTTCCATAATTTGTAGTACAAATGGAGATCCTCTGTATTGTTTTTGTTATGTTGATAACTTGCTCCAGAAAGGAGGTGTTCCAGCCACACCTTCCGGTACGGCTACCTTGTTACGACTTAGCCCCAGTTACTGATTTTACCTTAGGACGCTCTTTTCAGTTACATACTTCAGGTACTTCCAGCTTCCATGGCTTGACGGGCGGTGTGTACAAGGCCCGGGAACGTATTCACCGCACCATGGCTGATGTGCGATTACTAGCGAATCCAGCTTCATGGAGTCGAGTTGCAGACTCCAATCCGAACTGAGAGAGATTTTCGAGATTAGCATCCTGTTGCCAGGTAGCGACCCTTTGTTTCTCCCATTGTAACACGTGTGTCGCCCCGGACATAAGGGCCGTGCTGATTTGACGTCATCCTCTCCTTCCTCACACCTTACGGTGGCAGTCCCAATAGAGTCCCCAGCATTATCTGATGGTAACTATCGGTAAGGGTTGCGCTCGTTATGACACTTAAGTCGACACCTCACGGCACGAGCTGACGACAACCATGCAGCACCTCGGTATTTGCTATTGCTAGCTACATCTTTTCGGATGTATTCAAATATCGTTCGAGCCCGGGTAAGGTTCCTCGCGTATTATCGAATTAAACCACATGTTCCTCCGCTTGTGCGGGCCCCCGTCAATTCCTTTGAGTTTCACCGTTGCCGGCATACTTCCCAGGTGGAATACTTAACGCTTTCGCTCGACCACTTGCTGTATATCGCAAACAGTTAGTATTCATCGTTTACTGTGTGGACTACCAGGGTATCTAATCCTGTTTGATACCCACACTTTCGTGCCTTAGTGTCAGATATGGTCTGGTAAGCAGTCTACACTATTGGAGTTCTTCGTAATATCTATGCATTTCACCGCTACACTACGAATTCCGCCTACCTCGTCCATTCTCAAGTCTAACAGTTTCAATGGCAATTTCCTTGTTAAGCAAAGAGATTTCACCACTGACTTATTAGACCACCTACGCACCCTTTAAACCCAATAAATCCGGATAACACTTGCATCTTCCGTATTACCGCGGCTGCTGGCACGGAATTAGCCGATGCTTATTCGTAAGGTACTTGCAATACACTACACGTAGTGCACTTTACTCTCTTACAAAAGAAGTTTACGATACATAATACCTTCTTCCTTCACGCGATTTGGCTGGTTCAGACTTTCGTCCATTGACCAATATTCCTCACTGCTGCCTCCCGTAGGAGTCTGGTCCGTGTCTCAGTACCAGTGTGGGGGGACAACCTCTCAGTTCCCCTATCCATCGTCGGCTTGGTGAGCCGTTACCTCACCAACTACCTAATAGAACGCATGCCTATCCATAACCGATTATTCTTTAACGAAGAATACCATGCGGTACGCCTGTATTATTGGGTATTAATCCAAATTTCTTTGGGCTATTCCCGAGTTATGGGTAAGTTGCATACGTGTTACTCACCCGTTCGCCGGTCGTCAGCATCCGAAGATCTGTTACCCCTCGACTTGCATGTGTTAAGCCTATCGCTAGCGTTCATCCTGAGCCAGGATCAAACTCTTCTTTGTTAATTTTTTTACTTTTAATTCTCATGCTCCTTATCAACTAAACGATATTCGACAAAAAATCCCCTCCGGATATTCCTTAATTATTTCGAAAGAAATACCTCGAAGCTTGTACTACGTAAATTATGGAAAAATTTCAAAGATCAAAATAATGCCATGGCTTTCGCAAAGCCGGTCATAAAGCTATTATTTATTCTAAATAATGTCAAATCTAGATCTCAGTATCCAACCTACAAAAATATAAAACATTGATTAAAAATCAAAAATAAATATAGATTAACTCATTCTATTCTTATAATCATCATAATTAAACTTCCGATAAATTTCTAATTTATCATTTATTTTCCATATATATATATCCGGGTGAGGAATACCATTGAACATGGTGG of the Candidatus Azobacteroides pseudotrichonymphae genomovar. CFP2 genome contains:
- the rsmH gene encoding 16S rRNA (cytosine(1402)-N(4))-methyltransferase RsmH, which translates into the protein MDKTSVYHHIPVLLKESVDGLNVCSGGIYVDVTFGGGGHSKEILVRLGNTGHLYGFDQDEDSEKNIFSDIRFTFVRSNFRYLAHFMDWHNVKEIDGLLADLGVSSIHFDDCNRGFSFRFIGNLDMRMNQRKGETAADILNTYSENKLIDMFDLYGELKNSASIAHAIVQARMQREIQTVQDFLDILKPFVRKGKVEKQLAQIFQALRIEVNKELDALKEMLIQAKQLLRSGGRIAIITYHSLEDRLVKFFFKTGSFYEKIERDFYGNFLSPFKIINHRVIVASDEEVKRNPRSRSAKLRIAEKI
- a CDS encoding penicillin-binding protein, with the translated sequence MSEKQFIDKQAIMYYALIAIAILVFAASIFVKACITSFVYGKTWRKIGLKQIHPNIQIPAMRGNIYSANYELMATSESRYRLFVDFCAEAIKENTLKKHVKDLAVELHKMFPQKSAKQYEIHIMKGWETRSKNNREYRLLDQDVNYIQWKEICQMPYFNQGRNKSGLYYKELVRRIKPYRTLASRTIGDVYGELGKGGKNGLEKYYNDCLSGRSGIGTRRKVYGRYINVVDVKPVVGQDIVTTIDITIQDIAEKALLNKLEEFDAESGTVVVMEVATGEVKAITNMRHVREGIWREAQNYAVSDLVEPGSTFKVVSMMVAIEDGLISPGDSVDTENGMVMIGGRLLKDHNAERGGYGKITASQSIRYSSNIGVARLIEKAYGDKPEKYIDGIYKIGFHRNMDLEIPGYGIPQIRHPQDRSRLWSRTTLPWMSFGYEIQIPPIYILAFFNAIANNGKLLKPIFVREIREGDKIVEKKHTQVINDQICSFSTLTAVRQMLDDVVNMPDGTGKPAHSDKVRIVGKTGTAQISQGTAGYKSAGLFYQVSFCGYFPAENPQYSCIVVMRKPHKGISSGGIMCGSVFKNIAEEIYARNIISNIGLFPIDTLHSLIPILKNGNKKSSIKILEELKIPYEDRSEGQQEIVYCIEKNNRMILLDKKATSMLVPDVRGMGAKNAVFTLESIGLKVNIFGRGTVIKQSVPAGTCIIKGQVVALQLE
- a CDS encoding 3-phosphoglycerate dehydrogenase, with protein sequence MKVLILTEKPFATKAIDSIKQIISNASMEAVILEKYTDKYQVLNAVEDVDAIIIRSDLMTNEILDAAKKLKIVVRAGSGVDNVDLVAASVRNIVVMNTPGQNANAVAELAIGMMIYASRNFYDGSNGTELKGKKLGIHAYGNVGRNVAKIAKGFEMDIYAYDSFCPAEIIEKDGIKAFTSVEELYRTCQYISLHIPCTPETEYSINHNFFTKMLPRAILINTARKEVINEEDLINWMENSPEVRYITDIMPNNDKKLREKFSKRYFSTPKKMGAQTTEANNNAGIAAANQIINFLLNGNTQFQVN
- a CDS encoding UDP-N-acetylmuramoyl-L-alanyl-D-glutamate--2,6-diaminopimelate ligase, with protein sequence MRLVFEGKELSLSGVHSDSRKIKAGYLFVAIVGTQMDGHSCIEKSIKNGAKTIICQTLPVTLRPDVTYICVKDSAKALGQIVSLWNGEPSKKLRLIGVTGTNGKTTVTTLLYRVFRKLGYKVGLISTICNCINDRIVPTTHTTPDVIELNTLLVQMVSEGCDYVFMEVSSHAIDQKRIAGLQFKGGIFTNLTRDHLDYHKTFDIYRDVKKTFFDLLPTGAFALANKDDKNGAFMLQNTKAHKKFYSLQSLADFKSRILESHFNGTLMTINDKELSTLLVGKFNAYNLLAIYGTAILLGQNSDEILVLLSVLRPVIGRFETLNASRGFTVIVDYAHTPDALINVLNTINEILARKGKIITVIGCGGNRDKGKRSIMAREAVRLSQKVILTSDNPRFEEPGDIIEDMLAGLDDIQQKETICIVDRKEAIRTACLLAQPNDIVLIAGKGHEDYQEIKGVKNHFNDKKVVMEIIN
- a CDS encoding FtsL-like putative cell division protein, with the protein product MNNEDNSVVKRKKKNFRYIIGGDILAENFIFEQSKLLILILVLIVFFISNKYSCMKKLVEVETLREQLKDIKYENLSISAELAFRSRLSQVEKLLKSREIELSISETPAFELHKK